A single genomic interval of Leptospira sp. WS60.C2 harbors:
- a CDS encoding M61 family metallopeptidase — translation MGKELEGKTISPEVESKQALQIQYEVSIFDLYKHYFQVRLLVETNQKEIIFCLPNWTPGSYMIRDYATHLHKFDARNLLTQEPVHWEMVDLHRWKLTQLPPKFEITYIIYAFEDFTVRTNYLETEFGFINPPALFLYPEGKLDTKASIEFKVSDYFPNIYTSLPRDENNPHKFLSDHFDELFDSPFHLSKKNSTFFTAGTTKHELLIEGDVSFDFKTKLANDLQKITETQIQWMGESPNEYYLFVLNLSLPAYGGLEHKASSINYFNPELIHDEEEYKRLLELLSHEYFHLWNIKRIRPIALGPFDYQKPNLTRELWIAEGFTSFYDAYFLFQSGFLNLDEYLNKLQSDIFSLEDNEADFWMSLEESSFTAWTKYYKRNGNSHNITVSYYTKGGVLALCMNLFLLQESKEKKTIRHVFHKLNEVFVKEKQRGFTKQEFFDTVKEVTGVDLKMEFNDYLELPKPIPVDYYLDMIGIHRIQTDLVGETGFKTKDKNGNLFVQRIQHKSDSDSFDLMLDDEILAINGKRASISVLQKLEKNLRPGEKFHLILSRAGKIKEIMATASGYYKTRKFIISEDCSPEKKELREYFLRNII, via the coding sequence ATGGGAAAAGAGTTAGAAGGAAAAACAATCTCACCAGAAGTCGAGTCTAAGCAAGCTCTCCAGATTCAGTATGAGGTTAGTATTTTTGACCTATACAAACACTACTTCCAGGTACGTTTGCTTGTTGAAACAAACCAGAAAGAGATTATTTTTTGTTTACCCAACTGGACTCCTGGATCTTACATGATCCGAGATTATGCAACCCACTTACATAAGTTTGATGCAAGAAATCTTCTTACACAGGAACCAGTCCATTGGGAAATGGTCGACTTACATCGATGGAAACTCACCCAACTCCCTCCCAAATTCGAAATCACATATATCATTTATGCGTTTGAAGATTTTACAGTCCGAACCAACTACCTGGAGACTGAATTTGGTTTTATCAATCCACCTGCCCTATTTTTATATCCAGAAGGCAAATTAGACACAAAAGCCAGCATTGAATTCAAGGTATCGGATTATTTCCCAAATATCTATACAAGTTTACCAAGAGATGAGAACAATCCTCACAAGTTTTTATCCGATCATTTTGATGAATTATTTGATTCACCCTTTCACCTAAGCAAAAAAAATTCAACATTTTTTACTGCTGGAACCACCAAACATGAATTACTGATCGAGGGAGATGTTTCTTTTGACTTTAAAACAAAACTGGCAAATGATTTACAAAAAATCACCGAAACACAAATCCAATGGATGGGAGAAAGTCCAAACGAATATTATCTATTTGTTTTAAACTTAAGTTTACCAGCGTACGGAGGATTGGAACACAAAGCTTCTAGTATCAATTATTTTAATCCAGAACTCATCCATGACGAAGAAGAATACAAACGATTGCTGGAACTATTATCACATGAGTATTTTCATCTTTGGAATATTAAACGAATCCGTCCTATCGCACTTGGTCCTTTCGATTACCAAAAGCCTAACCTAACAAGAGAACTATGGATTGCGGAAGGATTCACAAGTTTTTATGACGCTTATTTTTTATTCCAGTCCGGATTTTTAAATTTGGATGAATATTTAAACAAACTTCAATCTGACATTTTTTCTTTGGAAGATAACGAAGCTGATTTTTGGATGAGTTTGGAAGAATCATCCTTTACTGCTTGGACAAAATATTACAAAAGAAATGGGAATAGTCATAATATCACTGTCTCTTATTACACAAAGGGAGGAGTTCTAGCTCTTTGTATGAATTTATTCTTATTACAAGAATCCAAAGAGAAAAAAACCATCCGGCATGTATTTCACAAACTAAATGAAGTATTCGTAAAAGAAAAACAAAGAGGATTTACCAAACAAGAGTTTTTTGACACAGTTAAGGAAGTGACAGGTGTAGATTTAAAAATGGAATTCAATGACTATCTCGAATTACCAAAACCAATCCCAGTGGACTATTATTTGGATATGATTGGAATCCATCGTATTCAAACCGATTTAGTCGGAGAAACTGGTTTCAAAACAAAAGATAAAAATGGGAACCTTTTTGTGCAAAGAATTCAACACAAATCTGACTCAGATTCGTTTGATTTGATGTTAGACGATGAGATTTTAGCAATCAATGGAAAAAGAGCAAGTATTTCTGTTTTACAAAAATTGGAAAAAAATCTTAGACCGGGGGAGAAGTTTCATCTAATCCTTTCTAGAGCAGGGAAAATCAAAGAGATAATGGCAACTGCCTCAGGTTATTATAAAACTAGAAAATTCATCATTTCAGAAGATTGTAGTCCCGAGAAAAAAGAATTACGGGAATATTTTTTAAGGAACATAATCTAA
- a CDS encoding magnesium transporter CorA family protein — MPALFNYILTPSSKEEVLLDTPLPLSQKHPKHWIHITAENEEKLTFLFQKHNIHQLTIEDILNPNSRIKLEKFPNYIFFIFRGFHFERNQLTQKNFNFILTPNQIISLTLDYRDSIGNMIEDWKSNSKILAKGYEFVVHKILDIETDHTLAITQKIEERIEHFEDQIFTNAKSLDISNVYSLRSSLLSIKKGMLQNKEVLEDLEKIKNSFFSDEADAFFRDVRDHSIRILELVDSNIESISSALEAHIAISTRKTNEIMKILTIMTAIMLPMSLVAGIYGMNFRHMPTLEWEYGFVSAISAMGLLGFLMLVYFRIKRWY, encoded by the coding sequence ATGCCAGCTTTATTCAATTACATTCTCACTCCTTCCTCCAAAGAAGAGGTGTTACTCGATACACCACTTCCACTTTCACAAAAACATCCTAAACACTGGATTCACATTACAGCCGAAAACGAAGAAAAACTTACCTTTTTATTCCAAAAACACAATATCCACCAATTGACCATTGAAGATATTCTGAACCCAAACAGTAGAATCAAATTGGAAAAATTTCCCAATTATATTTTTTTTATCTTTCGAGGATTTCATTTTGAAAGAAATCAACTCACTCAAAAGAATTTTAACTTTATACTCACTCCTAACCAAATCATCTCACTGACATTAGATTATAGAGATAGCATTGGGAATATGATTGAAGATTGGAAATCCAATTCTAAGATTTTAGCAAAAGGATACGAGTTTGTCGTACATAAGATATTGGATATCGAGACAGACCACACTTTGGCGATCACTCAAAAAATCGAAGAGAGAATTGAACATTTCGAAGACCAAATTTTTACCAATGCAAAATCCTTAGATATCAGTAACGTGTATAGCCTTCGCTCCAGTTTACTTTCTATCAAAAAAGGTATGTTACAAAACAAAGAAGTGTTAGAAGACTTGGAAAAAATTAAAAATAGTTTTTTTAGCGATGAAGCTGATGCTTTTTTCCGCGATGTTAGAGACCATTCCATCCGCATTTTAGAATTAGTGGATAGTAATATTGAGTCCATCTCCTCCGCACTCGAGGCCCATATTGCTATTTCCACTCGAAAAACGAATGAAATCATGAAAATTTTGACCATCATGACTGCAATCATGTTACCGATGTCACTTGTTGCTGGAATTTATGGAATGAACTTTCGACACATGCCCACTTTGGAATGGGAATATGGTTTTGTTTCAGCCATTAGTGCCATGGGGCTCCTAGGCTTTTTGATGTTAGTTTATTTTAGAATCAAACGTTGGTATTAA
- a CDS encoding SDR family NAD(P)-dependent oxidoreductase, with protein MDIKESIVLVTGGSGGIGREIVRTLVLSGFSVWNLDKVRPKEPILQETFREVDLSETPFVVERSLSKIITESSDMGDLYGIVHTAGFGGPYHPITDVSIEEWESIFRINLTSLYLLSKSVLPIFKKLKFGRIVAIASSLSIVGAGNSVAYSASKHGLVGFMKSIADEWGKFGITANAVSPGYVDTNMGIQEDQISDHKTKIIHQTPVKRIAEPSEIARVVNFLLQKESGYITGSNWTVDGGITAI; from the coding sequence ATGGATATCAAGGAATCGATTGTTCTCGTGACAGGTGGCAGTGGCGGGATTGGGCGAGAAATTGTAAGAACCCTAGTCCTATCTGGTTTTTCTGTATGGAATCTCGACAAAGTACGACCGAAAGAACCGATTTTACAAGAAACCTTCCGAGAAGTGGATTTGTCCGAAACCCCGTTTGTCGTTGAGCGCAGTTTGTCCAAAATCATTACGGAATCCTCTGATATGGGGGATCTGTATGGGATCGTACATACGGCGGGGTTTGGTGGACCTTACCATCCCATCACAGACGTTTCCATTGAGGAATGGGAATCCATTTTTCGAATCAATCTCACAAGTCTTTATTTACTTTCCAAATCTGTTTTGCCGATTTTCAAAAAACTGAAATTTGGGCGAATTGTAGCGATTGCCTCTTCTTTATCGATCGTTGGCGCTGGAAATTCTGTAGCTTATTCTGCCTCCAAACATGGGTTAGTTGGATTTATGAAATCGATTGCTGATGAATGGGGAAAATTTGGGATCACAGCAAATGCTGTTAGTCCAGGTTATGTTGACACCAATATGGGAATCCAAGAAGACCAAATCTCCGATCATAAAACCAAAATCATTCACCAAACTCCTGTCAAACGAATTGCGGAACCATCTGAAATTGCTCGTGTTGTGAATTTCCTTCTTCAAAAAGAATCTGGTTATATTACTGGATCGAATTGGACCGTTGATGGTGGAATCACTGCGATTTAG
- a CDS encoding SDR family oxidoreductase has translation MKRKTHVYIFGIGSGIGEGLYRRFESEKKPETQVFGFSRKGTKDLSTFSIREEGTYHWDAKNPTHFQTFQNKLKECYAKETKDLVSPVSAVVYFALGDGVFGPIEDLLDSDLRAHLELNVESLIKLSRVFAPILPTLDASTFVFLGSTAGKQGFPESVAYCASKHAVLGISRALREEWKPFGTKVVHVSLGAVATEIWDTRPAFDKKDMISISDISEYLWSISHLPKSIFVDDLSITPKKGIL, from the coding sequence ATGAAACGAAAGACCCATGTTTATATTTTTGGAATTGGTTCCGGGATAGGCGAGGGTCTTTATAGGCGATTTGAATCCGAAAAAAAACCTGAGACCCAAGTGTTTGGATTCTCTAGAAAGGGAACGAAAGATCTATCGACCTTCTCCATACGGGAAGAAGGTACTTACCATTGGGATGCGAAAAATCCCACTCACTTTCAAACCTTCCAAAACAAATTAAAGGAATGTTATGCGAAAGAAACAAAAGATCTAGTGTCCCCTGTTTCCGCTGTCGTTTACTTTGCATTGGGTGATGGAGTCTTTGGTCCCATCGAGGATCTTTTGGATTCTGATTTACGCGCGCATTTGGAGTTAAACGTAGAGTCCCTCATCAAACTTTCTCGTGTCTTTGCTCCTATTTTGCCGACTTTGGATGCATCTACGTTTGTCTTTTTAGGTTCCACCGCTGGCAAACAAGGTTTCCCAGAATCCGTCGCATACTGTGCTTCGAAACATGCGGTTCTTGGGATTTCTCGGGCGCTTCGGGAAGAATGGAAACCCTTTGGAACGAAGGTGGTACACGTGAGTCTTGGGGCAGTTGCCACCGAGATTTGGGACACAAGACCTGCGTTTGACAAGAAAGACATGATTTCGATTTCGGACATTTCCGAGTATTTGTGGAGTATTTCCCACTTGCCTAAATCTATCTTTGTGGATGACTTATCCATTACCCCAAAAAAAGGAATTTTGTAA
- the mtnB gene encoding methylthioribulose 1-phosphate dehydratase, with product MELITPLQEITRLSHLYYSRQWMFATAGNLSTRDEVIPTQFWITASGKHKGELQETDFVCVAVSDGSLVKAAEGLKPSAETSIHQVLYSQMPDVGSCLHVHTIDSNLLEFGVGKEEGFREISLPPIEIIKAFGIWDEKPNLTMPVFYNHTHVPTIANEIKRYFTENGIPKVPFLLIEGHGPTVWGKTIKEANKHLEAVHFLLQVMARRL from the coding sequence TTGGAATTGATCACTCCCTTACAGGAAATCACCAGACTTTCTCATCTTTACTACTCTCGGCAGTGGATGTTTGCCACTGCTGGTAATTTGTCTACCCGTGACGAGGTAATTCCTACTCAATTTTGGATCACTGCTTCGGGCAAACACAAAGGCGAATTACAAGAAACTGATTTTGTGTGTGTTGCCGTCTCGGATGGAAGTTTGGTCAAAGCGGCCGAAGGGTTAAAACCATCTGCCGAAACCAGTATCCACCAAGTTTTGTATTCCCAGATGCCTGATGTGGGTTCATGCCTACATGTGCACACCATTGATTCCAACTTACTAGAGTTTGGTGTTGGTAAGGAAGAAGGCTTTCGTGAGATTTCTCTTCCACCCATTGAGATCATCAAAGCTTTTGGGATTTGGGACGAAAAACCAAATCTGACCATGCCCGTTTTTTATAACCACACGCACGTACCAACCATAGCAAACGAAATCAAACGGTATTTCACTGAAAACGGAATTCCAAAAGTTCCTTTTTTACTCATCGAAGGACATGGTCCAACGGTTTGGGGAAAGACGATCAAAGAAGCAAACAAACACCTCGAAGCAGTACATTTTCTCTTACAAGTGATGGCCCGAAGGTTATGA
- the efp gene encoding elongation factor P: MNLGITEVKKGMILKIDNELYSVVKTEFVNPGKGSAFIRTKLKNIVRDSSIERTFKAAEKLESVDLERRKMQYCYADGDQIIFMDVNDYEQIPVSKDYVEDILPFMKEETPVEVAFYNDKPIGVTPPNFAVLEVTYAEDGLKGDTTGLALKRVTVETGGEINVPIFVKQGDTVKIDLRDLTYVERVNK, translated from the coding sequence ATGAACTTAGGTATCACAGAAGTAAAAAAAGGAATGATCCTCAAAATCGACAATGAGCTTTATTCCGTCGTCAAAACAGAATTTGTAAACCCTGGTAAAGGGTCTGCATTCATCCGTACCAAACTAAAAAACATTGTCCGCGATTCTTCCATCGAAAGAACCTTCAAAGCCGCAGAAAAATTAGAAAGCGTGGATTTGGAACGCCGTAAGATGCAGTATTGTTATGCAGATGGTGACCAAATCATTTTTATGGATGTAAACGATTACGAACAAATCCCTGTTTCTAAAGATTACGTAGAAGACATCCTTCCGTTTATGAAGGAAGAAACTCCAGTGGAAGTGGCATTTTACAATGACAAACCAATTGGAGTAACACCTCCTAACTTTGCTGTGTTGGAAGTAACGTATGCAGAAGATGGTTTGAAGGGTGATACAACGGGTCTTGCACTCAAACGAGTCACTGTAGAAACTGGTGGAGAGATCAACGTTCCAATCTTTGTGAAACAAGGTGACACAGTTAAGATTGACCTTCGTGATCTTACATACGTGGAGCGCGTCAACAAGTAG